The following proteins come from a genomic window of Candidatus Thorarchaeota archaeon:
- a CDS encoding FAD-binding oxidoreductase, whose product MSDYKKKLSEIVPSKNLVTDKVDRVAYARDLTPYFAVSDAIVFPTTREEVIDIVKLAAEENIPITPRGGGASFQGSSLPVDGGIILDLSRMDRILEISNEDMVAIVEPGVRYETFDHELRKRGLTFPHDVGSHDAASIGGILASDSNGHHAYKYGRVGSWIQEMEVVLADGSVMELGGRPPRSNMGFNLMSLIAGSEGTLGIITKATLRVIPRPSVEASVGAFFDDLDDLMDASLAITMSGIEAGTLEATDGYTVETIDDVMDFGFPECEANFVGDLQGYSEDDLQRKINVITSILEEHGGKQVTVARDEAGVRRLWAPRMEIDVAVMETNPGYREIGFAAADPCVPLSKQAEAMREIGKIIRSHGLIAAVFCHTGIGIIHPAVLIDPRNRDHWKAMKQSEREIIDYVQSIGGVLTAEHGLGYVRNPYVRAAIGDKALNFDRKIKELFDPQGILNPGKMGLDREERDEGIEFTFPAYVEDKEIWE is encoded by the coding sequence ATGAGTGACTACAAAAAGAAACTAAGCGAAATAGTACCGAGCAAAAACCTCGTTACGGACAAGGTTGATCGCGTAGCTTATGCGAGAGATCTAACGCCGTATTTCGCGGTCTCAGATGCAATTGTCTTCCCGACTACTAGGGAAGAAGTAATTGACATTGTTAAACTGGCCGCGGAGGAGAACATTCCAATAACTCCTCGTGGAGGTGGCGCTTCCTTCCAAGGGTCGTCCCTTCCGGTAGATGGAGGAATCATCCTTGATTTATCACGTATGGATCGAATCCTCGAAATCAGCAACGAAGACATGGTTGCTATCGTTGAGCCGGGCGTCAGATATGAGACCTTTGACCATGAACTGCGGAAGCGCGGTCTGACATTCCCGCATGATGTTGGCAGTCACGACGCTGCTAGCATCGGTGGAATCCTTGCCTCGGATTCCAACGGCCATCATGCCTACAAATACGGAAGAGTAGGCTCGTGGATTCAAGAAATGGAGGTTGTTCTTGCTGATGGTTCTGTCATGGAGCTAGGCGGAAGACCACCCCGTAGCAATATGGGCTTCAATCTCATGTCCCTGATTGCAGGCTCAGAAGGTACCCTTGGAATCATTACGAAGGCCACTCTTCGAGTTATTCCTAGACCATCTGTTGAGGCCAGCGTGGGTGCTTTCTTCGATGATCTTGATGATTTGATGGATGCCTCTCTTGCTATCACCATGTCAGGAATCGAAGCAGGCACCTTAGAAGCAACAGATGGCTATACGGTGGAGACAATAGATGATGTGATGGACTTCGGATTTCCTGAATGTGAAGCCAATTTTGTCGGAGACCTTCAAGGTTACAGCGAAGACGATTTGCAGCGTAAGATCAACGTCATAACCTCCATTCTTGAAGAACACGGTGGCAAGCAAGTCACCGTTGCCCGTGATGAAGCCGGCGTGAGAAGACTATGGGCTCCTAGGATGGAAATCGATGTTGCAGTGATGGAGACCAATCCAGGATACCGAGAGATTGGTTTCGCTGCGGCAGACCCCTGTGTTCCATTGTCAAAGCAAGCTGAGGCCATGAGAGAGATAGGCAAGATCATCCGCTCTCACGGGCTTATTGCTGCAGTCTTCTGTCATACGGGCATAGGTATCATCCACCCGGCTGTGCTCATTGACCCCCGGAACCGTGATCACTGGAAGGCGATGAAGCAGTCAGAACGTGAGATAATTGACTATGTCCAAAGCATAGGTGGAGTATTGACAGCCGAACACGGTCTCGGATATGTTAGGAACCCTTACGTTAGAGCGGCTATCGGTGACAAGGCACTGAACTTTGACCGGAAAATCAAGGAGCTATTCGATCCGCAGGGGATACTAAACCCTGGCAAAATGGGCCTTGACCGAGAAGAGCGTGAC
- a CDS encoding carbon-nitrogen hydrolase family protein yields the protein MSKKFGIAGLQLKRHSTDSKRNLEKFQEVSRGTTEEFPWLDLIFAGEYYLQEHQAGESWREYATVFPNALTDEIGELARELEVWIVPGTLIEKGNEGVYNTVFVFNPDGEIFTRYRKAFPWRPSEDYDYGDSLVVFEIEDFGKIGLSICYDIWFPEVFRTLAWMGAEVVLHPTANPMPDRDTEITLAQAQAVFNQCYVLSLNTVEEIGGGYSAFVDPEGKKLRESGPEESVLTTVVDFDYVSWVREYGTFGNTPVWKSLRDSEFKGAFPVYEDFGDGEVFKNLGELKSRSSLND from the coding sequence TTGAGCAAAAAATTTGGGATCGCAGGACTCCAATTGAAAAGACACAGCACGGATAGTAAACGCAATTTGGAGAAATTTCAAGAAGTATCAAGAGGGACTACAGAAGAATTTCCATGGTTAGATTTGATTTTCGCAGGAGAATACTATCTTCAAGAGCATCAGGCGGGTGAAAGCTGGAGGGAATATGCGACTGTATTCCCGAATGCCCTCACAGATGAAATCGGAGAACTTGCCAGAGAACTTGAAGTCTGGATTGTGCCAGGCACGCTGATCGAAAAAGGCAATGAGGGGGTCTACAATACAGTGTTTGTTTTCAATCCTGACGGCGAAATCTTCACCCGATACAGAAAGGCGTTTCCTTGGAGACCCTCAGAAGATTACGATTACGGTGACAGTCTTGTCGTTTTCGAAATCGAGGATTTCGGCAAGATCGGATTATCGATTTGCTATGATATCTGGTTTCCGGAGGTGTTTCGCACTTTGGCATGGATGGGTGCAGAAGTTGTGTTGCATCCCACAGCCAATCCAATGCCTGATAGAGATACCGAAATCACGCTTGCTCAGGCACAGGCGGTTTTCAATCAGTGCTACGTATTGAGCCTTAACACGGTGGAGGAAATTGGAGGGGGTTATTCAGCGTTTGTAGACCCAGAGGGGAAAAAATTGAGAGAATCAGGTCCTGAAGAGTCAGTACTAACTACCGTGGTTGATTTTGATTATGTTTCCTGGGTTCGAGAATACGGGACATTTGGAAATACGCCAGTTTGGAAGAGCCTGCGCGATTCCGAGTTCAAAGGTGCATTCCCAGTCTACGAAGATTTCGGCGATGGAGAGGTATTCAAGAATTTAGGAGAACTAAAGAGTAGAAGTTCTCTGAACGATTGA